The segment aaatgtaaagacaaaaatataaaaagtatattatattccaATAGAGCTGcatgtaatatttttttaaaaaaatggaatACTGTTATCGAAGATTGTAATAAATCTATACATCTAAATGATAACTTTGCAAAGTCTTATATAAGAAGAAGTAACGCATATGAACAgttacaaaaatataatgacGCTTCAAATGATTTAAATAAAGCATTAACAATCGATCcgaatttattaaaaaattatcaaGTCAAACAAAGAAAACTTAAAGAATTAGCTGAACAACAgttaaataaagaaaaagaagaaatggtaggaaaattaaaagatttTGGAAACTTATTATTAGGAAAAGTAGGATTATCCCTAGATAATTTTGAAGTACAAAAAAATCCAAACAACGATGGATCCTTTAATATACAGTTCAAgcaaaataaataataatcatcgaaaaaaaaaaaaaatatatattcatatacctaaaatgaaataacttccatgtaataaatatatatttaaatcatttcattttataatatcttcatttttttttaattacactttttttcttgtttttGTTATTGTTAATAAGATGCATGGAAActtcaaaataaaaaaaaaaaaaaaaaaaaaaaaggaaaaacaaaaaaaaatttattttaatatgaCTTTTTAGTATTAGccaataaataaataaacatatatatatatatatatatatatatatctttatatatttatatgtatatttttttaaaatagTTTTCGAATATGCGTATATAATTTTCCATAATAAAGGAAGaataacatattaaaaaaaataaatatttaaaggaaaaaaaaaaaaaaaaaaaaaaaaaaaacattatattatttgataaCCACGTggttttattaaaataaacaaaaaaaatgtaataaaataaaaaaaaaaatatatatatatatatatatataagtataaaCACATTTACGTAGATCATCTttattgtaaatatatttacatttatatttttgatatttaatatgtataaatgGGTAGCATTATTATCCCACGTATACAATAtggaaatattatatatatatatatatagtaattCCATGTagacaaaaaaattaaagaaatatatggataaacattatatattttgcataaaatttaaaaaaataggaatgataaaataattccatataattaaagagtaattataaatatatatatatatatatatatatatatatatatttatttatttatattttattttcttatgaatatatgtgtattaaATAGTGTAACACATTTTTGACATTGAAGGAATCTATAGCATCAAAGCTTTGATCCGTAATGGATCGATTTTTAAATGTACTCAAAGTAttatttgtaatttttGTAAATCCAAGAGCATTTCTACAATTTTTACATTGTTTCAAGGTTGGAAAAACAATATCTTGGTTGAGGaattgttttttattaaaattattagaaGGTGTTGATGTGTTGTTatctattattatcaaatCATACATGGATCTCAAGGTTACAGCATTATGTATTCTCCAGAgaaagataataaaagatTCTGCTGAATGTATATTACAATAACcataataacaaaatttttgtgcatttaaaaaatgatcTATACAATTCTGacaatttaaataattcttaGTATAATTTGTAATTGCttctatataatatagataattATGTTTATCATGTTGTAAACAATAAACAGatattttatgatataataacCAATATGAACATAATACAGAATTTTGTTCACATAATTTAAAGGATATTAAATTGgtatcattattattattattattattataatctaatttatattcattaatataattaatatttccagtatattttatccattcatcatattttatagGATAGGTAAAtgaatttaatttatttataatatcatataaacCTTCTTCtaaatcattatatatattagaaaCTATACTTAACATGACAAGGAATGGTTctatatattctttttgtATATCTCTTCCTAATgatatatgtttttttaatgtaaataatataccaataataatatcatgttttatattatctttattgAAATTAATATGATTGCTCCATCTCTCTACATTTactttattttcttcatcttcATAATTATTCTCAATAAAACCATCATTCATAACATTTACAGAATCTTTAATTTCctctttatttttatcattattataaccaaaaagaaaatgatatatttcattcttctttttatttttcttttctgGAAGTATATAGGAACTATTCATACATATCCTTAAgtcattataattaaagtttacatttttacataaatatttttctattaaagttttaaaatcatatatattatcaattCTATCAACTTCTCTATATGCTAATAATAAGTCCccattatatttttcctcTTCTATCATACTTGAAGggttaatatatttatattcctTATCATTAATTTTGTCATATACTGGAAATAATAATCTAAAGGTAGGAAAATATAACACATCAAAATAACGACAATATGGAACAAGTAAATAACATGAACAATcaaatacaaataatgaTACATTCTTCTCATATGTTAAGATTTTCTTTTCAACATCATTccatatattcatatatcGATTACAAGCTGGgcaataataattctttatatttattaatattacatCTCCATGtcttatattatttaacTTACTCCAAAATTCATTTACTATAACATCAGCACCTTTACATACATTATCGCTTCTTACAATATTTAGATGTAtccaaaaaaataaaaagtaaaCTGGTAACAGTAGTCTCACAGCATATGTCACTTTCATCgtttcatatttattatgcGATAATCACACgaacaataatataaataaataaaaatatatgtatatatatatatatatatatatatatttatttatttatttatttattttttatgttctCTTCTTTTTCCATGCCTAACaaccatttttttttttttttttttttttttcttaattattttattacatatatatatatatatatatatatctttttttttttattaattatatgctacacaaatgtaataatataaaataaagcAGACAAttgttaatttttaaaattactaaaaatatatgaacatatattgtacaaaattataatttcaaaaaaaaaaaaaaaaaaaaaaaatgtgtatacaaaacatatataaataaatatatttattatatattttttttcatcttcccatttaattttgaaaaaaataaataaatattctgAGCATGTAATTGGATATCTAcattttcaaaaatatataaataaaaattatatatatatatatatatatattatttttatccaTTCACCGCATGCTTTCATACAAAGctcattttatataaataatttcttttaagaaaggtatatatatatatatatatacaaaataacATAACTATTTATTTTGAACGCATTTACGTAATTTTTGGTGTGCTTGtattgattatatataattttttttttttttttctcattcCCTTTTAAgtataatgaaaaaaatattcataatcATAAGgtaatttatttcattcttttataaaatattccacaaagatacatataaatatatatatatatatatattactattatttaaaagacAAAGAAGgcatatatttatttcatcatatatattatatatatatatatattataatatgttaatGAAAGACGAGAAACAAggaaacaaaaaaaaa is part of the Plasmodium reichenowi strain SY57 chromosome 12, whole genome shotgun sequence genome and harbors:
- a CDS encoding hypothetical protein (conserved Plasmodium protein, unknown function), with the translated sequence MKVTYAVRLLLPVYFLFFWIHLNIVRSDNVCKGADVIVNEFWSKLNNIRHGDVILINIKNYYCPACNRYMNIWNDVEKKILTYEKNVSLFVFDCSCYLLVPYCRYFDVLYFPTFRLLFPVYDKINDKEYKYINPSSMIEEEKYNGDLLLAYREVDRIDNIYDFKTLIEKYLCKNVNFNYNDLRICMNSSYILPEKKNKKKNEIYHFLFGYNNDKNKEEIKDSVNVMNDGFIENNYEDEENKVNVERWSNHINFNKDNIKHDIIIGILFTLKKHISLGRDIQKEYIEPFLVMLSIVSNIYNDLEEGLYDIINKLNSFTYPIKYDEWIKYTGNINYINEYKLDYNNNNNNNDTNLISFKLCEQNSVLCSYWLLYHKISVYCLQHDKHNYLYYIEAITNYTKNYLNCQNCIDHFLNAQKFCYYGYCNIHSAESFIIFLWRIHNAVTLRSMYDLIIIDNNTSTPSNNFNKKQFLNQDIVFPTLKQCKNCRNALGFTKITNNTLSTFKNRSITDQSFDAIDSFNVKNVLHYLIHIYS